From the genome of Halomonas sp. MCCC 1A13316, one region includes:
- a CDS encoding BCCT family transporter has protein sequence MANHGGQRVFAVSALIILALVALGAGFPEAFGEAADTALAGVTRLFGWFYLFSVFGFVIFLLALALSKYGKIRLGPQDSTPSFSFFSWVSMLLAAGFGVGLVFYGMAEPMLHYVEPPYGDVPAESTEAARYAIQYSYFNWGIHQWAAFSVVGLIIAYFQFRKGQAGLVSSVLSSVAAKYPRVRPYAPTLDVFAVVATVMGVATSLGLGVLQLNGGFNAVFGLPESVLWQSVILFFMFLAYMASTWSGLDKGIRRLSNLNMILCIGLMLYVLVTGPTVMILETITLGVGDYLQNFIGMSLRIAPFSDNTWASNWTIFYWAWVIAWSPFVGTFVARVSRGRTIKEYVFGVLIVPPLLACLWIGVFGGAALHMELAGDFGLATATEANITVALFEMFELMPFTGVLSVIAMLLIFIFLVTSADSASYIVAQMTDNGSINPPLFKRVVWGMLIAAICLTLIAAGGLTGLQSAAVLSALPFTFILYGMIVVLIRELRADRRAMLTQLYRRHGETPVGADAFEAEVLGEQERLRRAPNVINRRINHREGG, from the coding sequence ATGGCCAACCATGGAGGGCAGCGGGTCTTTGCCGTGTCGGCCCTGATCATTCTTGCGCTGGTGGCACTGGGCGCCGGTTTTCCCGAGGCTTTCGGCGAGGCGGCAGATACCGCGCTTGCCGGTGTCACTCGGCTATTCGGCTGGTTCTATCTCTTCTCTGTGTTCGGCTTCGTGATTTTCCTGCTGGCGCTGGCCCTGAGCAAGTACGGCAAGATCCGTCTGGGGCCGCAGGACAGTACGCCGAGTTTCAGCTTCTTCTCCTGGGTGAGCATGCTGCTGGCGGCCGGCTTCGGCGTGGGCCTGGTGTTCTACGGCATGGCCGAGCCCATGCTCCACTACGTCGAACCGCCCTACGGCGATGTGCCCGCCGAGAGCACCGAGGCGGCGCGCTACGCCATCCAGTACAGCTACTTCAACTGGGGCATCCATCAGTGGGCGGCCTTTTCGGTGGTGGGGCTGATCATCGCCTATTTCCAGTTTCGCAAGGGGCAAGCCGGGCTGGTCTCGTCGGTGCTGTCGTCGGTTGCCGCCAAGTACCCGCGCGTGCGCCCCTACGCACCGACCCTGGACGTGTTTGCCGTGGTGGCTACGGTGATGGGCGTGGCGACCTCGCTGGGGCTGGGGGTGTTGCAGCTCAACGGCGGCTTCAATGCCGTGTTCGGTCTACCCGAGAGCGTACTGTGGCAGTCCGTCATCCTGTTCTTTATGTTCCTCGCCTATATGGCCTCCACCTGGTCGGGGTTGGACAAGGGGATCCGCCGGCTCTCCAACCTCAACATGATCCTGTGCATCGGCCTGATGCTCTATGTGCTGGTGACCGGCCCCACGGTGATGATTCTTGAAACCATCACCCTGGGTGTCGGCGACTACCTGCAGAATTTCATCGGCATGAGCCTGCGTATCGCGCCCTTTAGCGACAACACCTGGGCGTCCAACTGGACGATCTTCTACTGGGCCTGGGTGATCGCCTGGTCGCCGTTCGTCGGCACCTTCGTTGCTCGGGTGTCGCGCGGGCGCACCATCAAGGAGTACGTTTTCGGCGTGCTGATCGTGCCGCCATTGCTGGCCTGCCTGTGGATCGGCGTGTTCGGCGGCGCCGCCCTGCACATGGAGCTGGCCGGCGATTTCGGCCTGGCGACCGCCACCGAAGCCAACATCACCGTGGCGCTGTTCGAGATGTTCGAGCTCATGCCCTTTACCGGCGTGCTCTCGGTCATCGCCATGCTGCTGATCTTCATCTTCCTGGTCACCTCGGCCGATTCGGCGTCCTACATCGTGGCGCAGATGACCGACAACGGCTCGATCAACCCGCCGCTGTTCAAGCGAGTGGTCTGGGGCATGTTGATTGCCGCCATCTGCCTCACTCTGATTGCCGCCGGTGGCCTGACCGGGCTGCAGTCGGCGGCAGTACTCTCGGCGCTGCCCTTCACCTTCATTCTCTACGGCATGATCGTGGTACTGATTCGCGAACTGCGCGCCGACCGACGGGCCATGCTCACCCAGCTTTACCGCCGCCATGGCGAGACGCCGGTGGGCGCCGATGCTTTCGAGGCCGAGGTGCTGGGCGAGCAGGAGCGGTTGCGTCGCGCGCCCAACGTGATAAATCGGCGCATCAATCACCGTGAAGGAGGGTAG
- a CDS encoding cobyrinic acid a,c-diamide synthase produces MLDFLQGFSYGLFVTCLPWCLVGLANPRLAVATENPNRLQVLFRYCLLVPFISTVLWLTSLWGGFGPSLGGWLAGLVAVGVSLPVERGWRRWRARRHQRRLQERLAAESERRRAEQERTARETGVAELDPTRPPVDADELVLSLCRAKQGLLDVKRADLASQVDRFYTRYAHVMELLTARFDRSELAFERSRGLITEVCLGAVDTFTSMAAQARGVTGLDGDYVRRRLEQEGSRLSVEERIALKRRLELIEETDRRLRRLLARNESALTLLDDTAVALARVETGRPQATLATDKALEELRRFIEGADRYSRHERR; encoded by the coding sequence ATGCTGGATTTTCTGCAGGGTTTCTCTTATGGGCTATTCGTTACCTGCCTGCCGTGGTGCCTGGTCGGGCTGGCCAATCCGCGTCTGGCGGTCGCCACCGAGAACCCCAATCGTCTCCAGGTATTGTTTCGCTATTGTCTGCTGGTGCCCTTCATCAGCACGGTACTGTGGCTGACCTCGCTGTGGGGTGGCTTCGGGCCGAGCCTGGGCGGCTGGCTGGCCGGCCTGGTGGCGGTGGGGGTATCGCTGCCCGTGGAGCGTGGCTGGCGCCGCTGGCGTGCGCGGCGGCATCAACGTCGGTTGCAGGAACGGCTCGCGGCCGAAAGCGAGCGGCGGCGCGCCGAGCAGGAGCGTACCGCACGGGAGACTGGCGTGGCCGAGCTGGACCCCACCCGGCCGCCGGTGGATGCCGATGAGCTGGTGCTGTCACTATGCCGCGCCAAGCAAGGGCTGCTCGACGTGAAACGTGCCGATCTGGCGAGCCAGGTCGACCGTTTCTACACCCGCTATGCACATGTGATGGAGCTGCTGACGGCGCGTTTCGATCGCAGCGAATTGGCTTTCGAGCGCTCCCGTGGCCTGATCACCGAAGTTTGCCTCGGGGCGGTGGATACTTTTACTTCCATGGCGGCCCAAGCGCGTGGCGTGACGGGGCTGGATGGGGATTATGTACGCCGACGCCTGGAGCAGGAGGGGAGCCGGCTGTCCGTCGAGGAGCGGATAGCGCTCAAGCGCCGGCTAGAACTGATCGAGGAGACCGACCGTCGCCTGCGGCGCCTGCTCGCGCGCAACGAATCGGCGCTGACCCTGCTCGACGATACGGCGGTGGCGCTCGCCCGGGTCGAGACGGGGCGGCCGCAGGCCACACTCGCCACCGACAAGGCGCTGGAGGAACTGCGACGCTTCATCGAGGGGGCGGATCGCTACAGCCGCCATGAACGCCGTTGA
- a CDS encoding ABC transporter permease, translating to MNFLIFPIFFLTSALYPLWRIREGSHLVYRISALNPFTHAVEMIRFAMYERFNVDATMISVAVAALLVAILSYSRRGACWGARETLHNCRRVRITALRGAGAPARSKPSPIPIGSG from the coding sequence ATGAACTTCCTCATCTTCCCGATATTCTTCCTAACCTCGGCGCTCTATCCACTGTGGCGCATCCGCGAAGGCAGCCACCTAGTCTATCGGATCTCCGCGCTCAACCCCTTCACCCATGCCGTCGAGATGATCCGCTTCGCCATGTACGAGCGTTTCAACGTTGATGCGACAATGATCAGCGTGGCCGTGGCCGCTCTGCTGGTGGCGATACTGAGCTATTCCCGTCGCGGGGCATGCTGGGGGGCAAGGGAAACACTACATAACTGTCGGCGCGTGCGAATCACTGCGTTGCGCGGTGCTGGTGCGCCAGCCCGGTCGAAACCCTCACCTATACCCATAGGCTCCGGCTGA
- a CDS encoding AzlD family protein, producing the protein MTLPSTTAGAVIAILIMAVVTYLTRAGGVFVMSRIPIGPKVERFINAMAGSVLVAVITPMAMQGDWGARLALVATLVVMLTTQKTLAAIGAGIVTAALWRLVA; encoded by the coding sequence TTGACCCTGCCCTCGACGACGGCGGGAGCCGTCATTGCCATCCTGATCATGGCAGTGGTCACCTACCTGACCCGCGCAGGCGGCGTGTTCGTGATGTCGCGCATCCCCATCGGTCCCAAGGTGGAGCGATTCATCAACGCCATGGCGGGCTCAGTGCTGGTCGCGGTGATCACGCCCATGGCGATGCAAGGCGACTGGGGCGCGAGGCTGGCGCTGGTGGCCACTCTCGTGGTGATGCTGACCACGCAAAAAACGCTGGCGGCGATCGGCGCGGGTATCGTGACCGCCGCCCTGTGGCGACTGGTCGCCTAG
- a CDS encoding extensin-like domain-containing protein — protein MLVSVAAAAWWQFEERIPAHWHPWKPLSVDDLLTPVTQWKLHLLADDREACLTALGTAPEGTLRMTPLNVHEPSPGCPLSNVVRLHDSDVAFNTSFVASCPLALAWVMYELQRLQPAAEAHFGSRVARVEHYGSFACRNVYGRESGRRSEHATAEALDVAAFRLEDGRRITLLEHWSDEGARGAFLREARDGACDLFGNVLGPAYNRAHADHFHFGMRGFRLCR, from the coding sequence ATGTTGGTTTCCGTGGCTGCTGCGGCCTGGTGGCAGTTCGAAGAGCGAATTCCCGCCCACTGGCACCCTTGGAAACCGCTGAGCGTCGACGACCTCCTGACCCCGGTCACCCAATGGAAACTGCATCTCCTGGCCGACGACCGAGAGGCGTGCTTGACGGCGCTCGGCACGGCCCCTGAGGGGACGCTGCGGATGACCCCGTTGAATGTCCATGAGCCTTCCCCCGGCTGCCCGCTGAGCAACGTCGTGCGCTTGCATGACAGCGACGTCGCGTTCAATACCAGTTTCGTGGCGAGTTGCCCGCTGGCCCTGGCCTGGGTCATGTACGAGCTTCAGCGCCTGCAGCCGGCTGCCGAGGCCCATTTCGGCAGCCGAGTCGCGCGTGTCGAACATTACGGTAGCTTCGCCTGTCGCAATGTCTACGGTCGCGAGAGCGGTCGTCGCAGCGAGCATGCCACGGCCGAGGCTCTCGATGTGGCGGCCTTCCGCCTGGAGGATGGACGCCGAATCACCCTGCTCGAACACTGGAGCGACGAGGGCGCGCGGGGAGCCTTCCTGCGCGAGGCGCGCGACGGCGCCTGCGATCTGTTCGGCAATGTGCTGGGCCCGGCCTACAACCGCGCCCATGCCGACCACTTCCACTTCGGCATGCGCGGTTTCCGCCTGTGCCGCTGA
- a CDS encoding toxic anion resistance protein: MNQSSERGSPLSLPPVEEIASELEDIAPEPTDNEEIVIDDPELEQMADSFVDEVLASEGAELERQRRAVDEMGLELQQQAAHHSEMLQAPLRKLAHQGDEGGPVAKALIDLRGHMQDLDPHQNSLAAGPFDRLLSRIPGAGSRVQRYFRKFENAQQALDAIIADLEAGRDMLRRDNITLSDDQESLRQLLGRLQRQVDLGRLIDRRLGQALERLGDTHPQRTFIEEELVFPLRQRIVDLQQQQAVSQQGVLALEVIIRNNRELIRGVDRAIHVTVSALTVAVAVALALANQRLVLDRVESINTTTSEMITGTARTLRQQGVEIQTRAASAQLDMQALEQAFDDVLGAIDDLSHYRQEALPQLDAQIDRLAQLARRGDNAIDRLQRGSEIQSPDTQEKE; encoded by the coding sequence ATGAACCAGTCGTCCGAACGTGGCTCGCCGCTCTCGCTGCCGCCGGTGGAGGAGATCGCCAGCGAACTCGAGGATATTGCCCCCGAGCCGACGGATAATGAAGAGATCGTGATCGACGACCCTGAGCTCGAGCAGATGGCGGATAGCTTCGTCGACGAAGTGCTGGCCAGCGAAGGCGCCGAGCTCGAGCGTCAGCGGCGTGCGGTGGACGAGATGGGTCTCGAACTGCAGCAGCAGGCGGCGCATCACAGCGAAATGCTTCAAGCGCCGCTGCGCAAGCTGGCCCATCAGGGCGACGAGGGCGGTCCGGTGGCCAAGGCGCTGATCGACCTGCGCGGCCACATGCAGGATCTCGATCCGCATCAGAATAGCCTGGCAGCGGGGCCGTTCGACCGCCTGTTGTCGCGCATTCCCGGCGCCGGCAGTCGCGTGCAGCGCTACTTCCGCAAGTTCGAGAATGCCCAGCAGGCGCTGGACGCCATCATCGCCGACCTGGAGGCGGGGCGCGACATGCTGCGTCGTGACAACATCACGCTCAGCGACGACCAGGAGAGCCTGCGCCAATTGCTGGGACGGCTGCAGCGTCAGGTCGACCTGGGGCGGTTGATCGACCGTCGCCTGGGGCAGGCGCTGGAGCGGCTCGGCGACACGCATCCGCAGCGCACCTTCATCGAGGAGGAGCTAGTCTTCCCGCTGCGCCAGCGCATCGTCGACCTGCAGCAGCAGCAGGCGGTCAGCCAACAGGGCGTGCTGGCCCTGGAAGTGATAATTCGCAACAATCGCGAATTGATTCGCGGCGTCGACCGGGCCATTCACGTGACCGTGTCGGCGCTGACCGTGGCCGTAGCCGTGGCGCTGGCGCTGGCCAACCAGCGCCTGGTCCTCGACCGAGTCGAATCGATCAATACCACCACGTCGGAAATGATTACCGGAACGGCGAGAACGTTGCGTCAGCAGGGCGTGGAGATCCAGACCCGTGCCGCCTCGGCGCAGCTCGACATGCAGGCGCTGGAGCAGGCTTTCGACGATGTGCTGGGCGCGATCGACGATCTGTCCCACTATCGCCAGGAAGCGCTGCCCCAGCTCGACGCCCAGATCGACCGGCTGGCGCAACTCGCACGCCGGGGCGATAACGCCATCGACAGGCTGCAGCGTGGCAGCGAGATTCAGTCCCCCGATACGCAGGAGAAGGAGTAG
- a CDS encoding c-type cytochrome, with the protein MPRLRTTAAGPSLHALVGRPAGSLYDFDYAPVLEQADLTWNRENLDAFLSGPQDFLPGTRMVLWGSTSARASASLHRQSGKYRRALKFTLSAGALGKR; encoded by the coding sequence ATGCCTCGACTTCGGACGACAGCGGCCGGCCCCAGCCTGCACGCCCTGGTCGGCCGACCGGCCGGTAGCCTCTACGACTTCGATTATGCGCCGGTCCTGGAGCAGGCCGACCTGACATGGAACCGCGAGAACCTGGACGCCTTTCTCTCCGGGCCCCAGGATTTCCTGCCCGGTACGCGCATGGTGCTGTGGGGCTCGACGAGCGCTCGCGCCAGCGCATCTCTCCATCGACAATCTGGAAAGTATCGCCGCGCCCTGAAGTTCACTCTCTCCGCCGGCGCCCTTGGGAAGCGCTAA
- a CDS encoding AzlC family ABC transporter permease has protein sequence MTPPVAGARLDLPGVLSGIRRMAPLSLFVVIFGLAFGVAALSRGLSGLEAMLMSALVFAGASQFAALELWGAEIPLLPLIATTFAINARHLLMGAAIQPWLAHLPSGQRYASLVVMSDSNWAMAAADRQRGETNVGMLVGGGIALWLTWLLGTLLGVIFGSGIEEPQRFGLDVIMGCFLLAMLVGGRRDLSMLLPWSAAALAALAAMVWLPPHSHVIVGALAGGLAGLLLPQRQKEAA, from the coding sequence ATGACCCCACCCGTAGCTGGCGCACGACTCGACCTCCCCGGCGTGCTCTCCGGCATCCGCCGCATGGCGCCGCTGTCGCTGTTCGTGGTGATCTTCGGCCTGGCCTTCGGAGTGGCCGCGCTGTCGCGCGGGCTCTCGGGTCTCGAAGCCATGCTGATGAGCGCGCTGGTATTCGCCGGCGCTTCGCAGTTCGCCGCCCTCGAACTGTGGGGAGCGGAGATTCCACTTCTGCCGCTGATCGCCACCACCTTTGCCATCAACGCCCGCCATCTGCTGATGGGGGCCGCCATCCAACCCTGGCTGGCCCATCTGCCATCCGGACAGCGCTACGCCAGCCTGGTGGTGATGAGCGACTCCAACTGGGCCATGGCCGCCGCCGATCGCCAGCGCGGCGAGACCAACGTCGGCATGCTGGTGGGAGGTGGCATCGCCCTGTGGCTGACCTGGCTCCTGGGTACGCTGCTCGGGGTGATCTTCGGCAGCGGCATCGAGGAGCCCCAGCGCTTCGGGCTCGACGTGATCATGGGCTGCTTCCTGCTGGCCATGCTGGTAGGCGGGCGCCGCGACCTGTCGATGCTGCTACCGTGGAGCGCTGCTGCACTGGCCGCCCTGGCAGCTATGGTCTGGCTACCGCCCCACTCCCACGTGATCGTCGGTGCCCTGGCCGGCGGGCTGGCGGGTCTGCTGCTGCCGCAACGGCAGAAGGAGGCCGCTTGA
- a CDS encoding LLM class flavin-dependent oxidoreductase: MPRLSDTPLSVLDLAPIRQGGTIADSFAESVALARLTERLGFTRYWLAEHHSLDGIASAATAVLIGHIAGATSRIRVGSGGIMLPNHPPLVIAEQFGTLETLYPDRIDLGLGRAPGSDAAAMAALRRDPYAGAENFPELLAELQGFLGEERPAQRVRAVPGQGTNVPLWLLGSSGYSAQLAAREGLPFAFAAQFAPGYLQEALRLYRDNFRPSALLERPYAMVGLPVIAAEDDERAQFLASTTRQKFLGMVRGRRTRSLPPVETLDWTPMERVQVEQFLGAAVIGGPDTVHAGLERFLEQTGADELMLNTDTYASEDRRRSYEIVAEVWRA, encoded by the coding sequence ATGCCCCGACTTTCCGACACCCCACTATCCGTACTCGACCTGGCGCCGATTCGCCAGGGCGGTACCATCGCCGACAGCTTCGCCGAGAGCGTGGCGCTCGCCCGGTTGACCGAACGCCTGGGCTTCACCCGCTACTGGCTGGCCGAGCACCACAGCCTCGACGGCATCGCCAGTGCCGCTACTGCCGTGCTGATCGGCCATATTGCCGGCGCCACCTCGCGTATCCGTGTGGGCAGCGGGGGTATCATGCTGCCCAACCATCCACCGCTGGTGATCGCCGAACAGTTCGGTACGCTGGAAACTCTCTACCCGGACCGCATCGACCTGGGGCTGGGACGCGCACCGGGCTCCGACGCCGCCGCCATGGCCGCACTGCGCCGCGACCCTTATGCCGGCGCCGAGAACTTCCCTGAGCTACTGGCCGAACTCCAGGGCTTTCTCGGCGAGGAGCGGCCGGCGCAACGTGTACGCGCCGTACCCGGCCAGGGCACCAACGTTCCGCTCTGGCTGCTCGGCTCCAGCGGCTACAGCGCCCAGCTCGCCGCCCGCGAGGGACTGCCGTTCGCCTTCGCCGCCCAGTTCGCCCCCGGCTACCTGCAAGAGGCGCTGCGGCTCTACCGTGACAATTTCCGCCCCTCGGCGCTGCTCGAACGCCCCTATGCCATGGTCGGGCTACCGGTGATTGCCGCCGAAGACGACGAACGCGCCCAGTTCCTCGCTTCCACTACCCGCCAGAAGTTCCTCGGCATGGTGCGCGGGCGTCGCACCCGCTCGCTGCCGCCGGTCGAGACGCTCGACTGGACCCCCATGGAGCGAGTGCAGGTGGAGCAATTCCTGGGCGCGGCGGTCATCGGCGGGCCCGACACCGTGCACGCGGGACTCGAGCGCTTTCTCGAGCAGACCGGGGCCGACGAACTGATGCTCAACACCGACACCTACGCCAGCGAGGATCGTCGGCGCAGCTACGAGATCGTGGCCGAGGTGTGGCGCGCATGA